A part of Citrifermentans bremense genomic DNA contains:
- the nuoD gene encoding NADH dehydrogenase (quinone) subunit D, whose translation MASEIMTLNMGPQHPSTHGVLRLVVELDGEVIQKITPHIGYLHRGIEKLSEHRTYHQALPLTDRMDYLAPMHNNLGYVLAVEKLLGIEVPERAETIRVIMAELTRLKSHLVWIACHALDIGAMTVFIYAFREREKIMELYEMVSGARMTSNYFRVGGLSRDLPAGFEAAVQEILDTFPGHFDTYEGLLTKNTIWLQRTIGNGVISADDAIDFGISGPALRGSGVDFDLRRDLPYSGYEKYDFKVPVGENCDTFDRYKVRLVEMRESVKIIDQAMKRLKPGPILADAPQVCYPPKESVYNSIEGLIHHFKIASEGFPVPEGEVYQGVENPKGELGYYMVSDGSSKPYRMRVRPPSFVNLGAIEKMAKGSMIADLVAVIGTLDIVLGEIDR comes from the coding sequence ATGGCTAGCGAAATAATGACACTGAACATGGGGCCCCAGCACCCCAGTACCCACGGCGTTTTGAGGCTCGTAGTAGAGCTGGACGGCGAGGTGATACAGAAGATTACTCCTCACATCGGTTACCTGCACCGGGGCATCGAGAAGCTCTCCGAGCACCGCACCTACCACCAGGCGCTGCCGCTTACGGACCGCATGGACTACCTGGCGCCCATGCACAACAACCTGGGCTACGTGCTGGCCGTTGAGAAGCTCCTCGGCATCGAGGTTCCCGAGCGGGCCGAGACCATCCGAGTCATCATGGCGGAGCTGACCCGTCTGAAGAGCCACCTGGTCTGGATCGCCTGCCACGCCCTCGACATCGGCGCCATGACCGTCTTCATCTACGCCTTCCGCGAACGCGAGAAGATCATGGAGCTGTACGAGATGGTCTCCGGTGCCAGGATGACCTCGAACTACTTCCGCGTGGGCGGGCTCTCCCGTGACCTCCCGGCCGGTTTCGAGGCCGCGGTCCAGGAGATCCTGGACACCTTCCCGGGCCACTTCGACACCTACGAAGGTCTCCTCACCAAGAACACCATCTGGCTGCAGAGGACCATCGGCAACGGGGTCATCTCCGCAGACGACGCCATCGACTTCGGCATCTCCGGCCCGGCCCTCAGGGGCTCCGGCGTCGATTTCGACCTCAGGCGCGACCTCCCCTACTCCGGCTACGAGAAGTACGACTTCAAGGTGCCGGTCGGCGAGAACTGCGACACCTTCGACCGCTACAAGGTCCGCCTCGTGGAGATGCGCGAGTCGGTGAAGATCATCGACCAGGCCATGAAGCGCCTGAAGCCGGGACCGATCCTGGCCGATGCGCCGCAGGTCTGCTACCCGCCGAAGGAGAGCGTCTACAACTCCATCGAGGGGCTGATCCACCACTTCAAGATCGCTTCCGAAGGCTTCCCCGTTCCCGAAGGGGAGGTTTACCAGGGTGTCGAGAACCCGAAAGGGGAGCTCGGCTACTACATGGTTTCCGACGGCAGCTCGAAACCGTACCGCATGAGGGTGCGTCCCCCCTCATTTGTCAACCTGGGTGCCATCGAGAAGATGGCCAAAGGCTCGATGATCGCGGACCTCGTGGCAGTAATCGGAACGCTCGACATCGTTCTTGGCGAAATAGACCGGTAA
- a CDS encoding NADH-quinone oxidoreductase subunit C, with product MAENNRAVVKLKERFANALLDCKEYRGEVTVTVKKENILEVLKCLRDDLRYNFLTDVTAVDYLGQDPRFMVVYHLMSIPNKDRIRVKAPVTEADCSIDSATSLWNSANWLEREAYDLFGIDFKNHPNLVRILMTDDWVGHPLRKDYPLQGPDREPYKGRLS from the coding sequence ATGGCAGAAAATAATCGCGCTGTAGTGAAACTGAAAGAGCGTTTCGCAAATGCCCTCCTCGACTGCAAGGAATATCGGGGCGAGGTGACGGTCACCGTGAAGAAAGAGAACATCCTCGAGGTGCTCAAGTGCCTCAGGGACGACCTTCGCTACAACTTCCTGACCGACGTCACCGCCGTCGACTACCTGGGCCAGGATCCGCGTTTCATGGTGGTCTACCACCTCATGTCGATCCCGAACAAGGACCGCATCAGGGTGAAGGCGCCGGTGACCGAGGCGGACTGCTCCATCGACTCCGCCACCTCGCTCTGGAATTCAGCCAACTGGCTGGAGCGCGAGGCCTACGACCTGTTCGGCATCGACTTCAAGAACCACCCGAACCTGGTGCGCATCCTGATGACCGACGACTGGGTTGGGCACCCGCTCAGGAAGGACTACCCGCTGCAGGGACCGGACCGCGAACCGTACAAGGGTCGGCTGTCTTAG
- the nuoE gene encoding NADH-quinone oxidoreductase subunit NuoE: MSNAPAEEIPAEEIDLAEANHIIDKYLTLPGNLMPVLQGIQDSYGYVPKPTIDLVAERLNVYPSQIYGVLTFYAQFHLKPRGRYIIRVCVGTACHVQGAERIVETFFGRLGIGHAETTPDLRYTFEKVACLGACGMAPLAMVNDDTYGKMTVQKVDEIVETYNQRPMK; this comes from the coding sequence ATGTCTAACGCTCCAGCCGAAGAAATTCCGGCCGAAGAAATCGATCTGGCCGAGGCCAATCATATCATTGACAAATACCTGACTCTGCCGGGCAACCTTATGCCGGTGCTCCAGGGGATTCAGGATTCCTACGGGTACGTCCCCAAGCCGACCATCGACCTGGTGGCTGAGAGGCTGAACGTCTACCCGAGCCAGATTTACGGCGTGCTGACCTTCTACGCGCAGTTCCACCTGAAGCCCCGCGGCCGCTACATCATCAGGGTCTGCGTCGGTACCGCCTGCCACGTGCAGGGGGCGGAGCGTATCGTGGAGACTTTCTTCGGCCGCCTGGGAATCGGGCACGCCGAGACCACGCCGGACCTCCGCTACACCTTTGAAAAGGTTGCTTGCCTTGGGGCCTGCGGCATGGCTCCCCTGGCGATGGTTAATGATGACACCTACGGCAAGATGACGGTGCAGAAGGTGGACGAGATCGTGGAAACCTACAACCAAAGGCCGATGAAGTAG
- a CDS encoding NADH-quinone oxidoreductase subunit B, whose amino-acid sequence MGVDQPLGENIITTSLDSLVNWARKSSIWPMTFGLACCAIEMMATGAAKHDLDRFGIIFRASPRQADCIIIAGTVTKKMLPVIKTVYEQMPEPKWVVAMGACACSGGVFDTYSVVQGIDEALPVDVYIPGCPPRPEALLYGLMKLQDKIANERNSFGSSIGLGERLEPAA is encoded by the coding sequence ATGGGAGTAGATCAGCCGCTTGGCGAAAACATCATCACGACTTCCCTCGACAGCCTGGTCAACTGGGCCAGGAAGTCCTCCATCTGGCCGATGACCTTTGGTCTTGCCTGCTGCGCGATCGAGATGATGGCGACCGGTGCGGCCAAGCATGACCTGGACCGTTTCGGTATCATCTTCCGCGCCTCACCCCGCCAGGCTGACTGCATCATCATCGCCGGCACGGTGACCAAGAAGATGCTTCCGGTCATCAAGACTGTCTATGAGCAGATGCCCGAACCGAAGTGGGTGGTCGCCATGGGCGCCTGCGCCTGCTCCGGCGGCGTCTTCGACACCTACTCCGTCGTGCAGGGTATCGACGAGGCGCTTCCGGTCGACGTCTACATCCCGGGCTGCCCGCCGCGTCCGGAGGCACTCCTCTACGGCCTTATGAAGCTCCAGGATAAGATTGCCAACGAGCGCAACTCTTTCGGCTCTTCCATCGGCTTGGGCGAAAGACTCGAACCGGCTGCTTAA
- a CDS encoding NADH-quinone oxidoreductase subunit A has translation MLGAYLPILVLVVIAVLFGLGSVVFSSLIGQKKPSTVKLAPYECGCEPVGSARERFSIKFYLIAMLFILFDIEAVFLYPWAVLFKRLGMFGLIEMGVFIVILFVGYVYVWKKGALEWE, from the coding sequence ATGCTTGGTGCTTATCTGCCAATCTTGGTGCTGGTTGTCATAGCGGTGTTGTTCGGCCTGGGCTCGGTGGTCTTCTCCAGCCTCATCGGCCAGAAGAAGCCGTCCACTGTGAAGCTTGCGCCTTACGAGTGCGGTTGCGAGCCTGTCGGCAGCGCAAGGGAGCGTTTCTCGATCAAGTTCTACCTGATTGCGATGCTCTTCATCCTGTTCGACATCGAGGCGGTCTTCCTGTACCCCTGGGCAGTCCTCTTCAAGAGGCTCGGCATGTTCGGCCTCATCGAGATGGGAGTCTTCATAGTCATCCTCTTCGTAGGATACGTATACGTTTGGAAAAAAGGAGCACTGGAATGGGAGTAG
- a CDS encoding molybdopterin-dependent oxidoreductase has product MVNLTINGTQVAVEKDATIYDAAKACGIKIPILCHDKKLHPFGGCRMCLVEVEQMKGRLIPACTTPVTEGMIVQTTTDEIVKARKLVLELLLLKHPIDCPVCDAAGDCDLQNLTFEYKVNTNRFVDEKFNHEIDYDNPLIERDMNRCIHCGKCARICDEIVSYGAYTFINRGIEAKMGTEFDGPLNCEFCGSCVSVCPVGALNSRPFKFKARWWALQKTKSVCSYCGTGCQLTLGTKDGKVLTTVYDENQGFHNGQLCTRGRFGYQFVNSAKRLTTPLVKKNGKLQEASWEEALEVVTSRLSAGKSDPASVAALATPRLTNEELFLFEKLFRGTIGTDNIDHSAGYAHAALTKGAKASFGVAASPSEIADIQKSNLLLVVKSDAYETHPVIGFEMNLGVKRKGIDLRIVSDKKGKLTRLPGAKTTVHTPGSEVALFNALCKSIIDQGLAAEGVAGLAELKAAVADATAEKAGVTAEEIAALAKDYAAAEKALIILPIGLGYPGHDAALANAAANLAILTGKIGKEGCGLLIMGEKNNSQGAADLGIYPKSTGLSASAIIEGCGNGNIKTLFVAGENPVVSYPNRQKVEKALENVEFMVVADLFLTETAQLADVVLPACSFAEKSGTFTSLGRRVQMVRKAVPAVGLAKSDFEILNTLSAAIGGARYNNQAEIFTEIASTVPAYQGLTQGKLGDEGVVLPVTVSAKLVPAVAKAVAPVAGKLALLTGSALYHSGTMSRFGEGPMYVCPTAYAELSMADAASLKIAEGDMVTVTSATGSVQVAAKVGKRVPQGTVFAPYHFGEGSVNSITDGAAVTYVTVAKK; this is encoded by the coding sequence ATGGTAAATCTTACGATAAACGGAACACAGGTTGCGGTAGAAAAGGACGCCACCATTTACGACGCCGCCAAGGCGTGTGGCATCAAGATACCGATCCTTTGCCATGACAAGAAGCTGCACCCGTTCGGCGGCTGCCGCATGTGCCTGGTCGAGGTCGAGCAGATGAAGGGACGTCTCATCCCCGCCTGCACCACCCCGGTCACCGAGGGTATGATCGTCCAGACCACGACCGACGAGATCGTGAAGGCCAGGAAGCTCGTGCTCGAGCTCTTGCTCCTCAAGCACCCGATCGACTGCCCGGTCTGTGACGCCGCAGGCGACTGCGACCTGCAGAACCTCACCTTCGAGTACAAGGTGAACACCAACCGCTTCGTGGACGAGAAGTTCAACCACGAGATCGACTACGACAACCCGCTCATCGAGCGCGACATGAACCGCTGCATCCACTGCGGCAAGTGCGCGAGGATCTGCGACGAGATCGTTTCCTACGGTGCCTACACCTTCATCAACCGCGGCATCGAGGCGAAGATGGGTACCGAGTTCGACGGACCGCTCAACTGCGAGTTCTGCGGCTCCTGCGTCTCGGTCTGCCCGGTGGGCGCGCTCAACTCCCGCCCCTTCAAGTTCAAGGCGCGCTGGTGGGCGCTGCAGAAGACCAAGTCCGTCTGCTCCTACTGCGGCACCGGTTGCCAGCTGACGCTCGGGACCAAGGATGGCAAGGTCCTCACCACCGTCTACGACGAGAACCAGGGCTTCCACAACGGCCAGCTCTGCACCCGCGGCCGCTTCGGCTACCAGTTCGTCAACTCCGCCAAGCGCCTGACTACCCCGCTGGTGAAGAAAAACGGCAAGCTCCAGGAAGCAAGCTGGGAAGAGGCGCTCGAAGTGGTCACCTCCCGCCTTTCCGCCGGCAAGAGCGACCCCGCTTCGGTAGCGGCACTGGCGACCCCGAGACTCACCAACGAGGAGCTCTTCCTCTTTGAGAAGCTCTTCCGCGGCACCATCGGCACCGACAACATCGATCACTCCGCAGGCTACGCCCATGCGGCCCTCACCAAGGGCGCCAAGGCCAGCTTCGGCGTCGCCGCATCTCCCTCCGAGATCGCCGACATCCAGAAGTCGAACCTGCTCCTCGTGGTCAAGAGCGACGCCTACGAGACCCACCCGGTAATCGGTTTCGAGATGAACCTGGGTGTCAAGCGCAAGGGTATCGACCTGCGCATCGTTTCCGACAAGAAAGGGAAGCTCACCCGCCTCCCGGGCGCCAAGACCACGGTCCACACCCCCGGCAGCGAAGTGGCTCTCTTCAACGCCCTCTGCAAGTCGATCATCGACCAGGGCCTCGCAGCTGAAGGCGTTGCGGGCCTGGCCGAGCTGAAGGCCGCCGTCGCCGACGCGACCGCGGAGAAGGCAGGCGTCACCGCAGAGGAGATTGCGGCCCTCGCCAAGGATTACGCAGCCGCCGAGAAGGCGCTGATCATCCTCCCGATCGGCCTCGGCTACCCGGGCCACGACGCGGCTCTCGCCAACGCGGCGGCGAACCTCGCCATCCTCACCGGCAAGATCGGCAAGGAAGGGTGCGGCCTCCTGATCATGGGCGAGAAGAACAACAGCCAGGGTGCTGCCGACCTCGGCATCTACCCGAAATCGACCGGCCTTTCCGCTTCCGCCATCATCGAGGGTTGCGGCAACGGCAACATCAAGACCCTCTTCGTTGCCGGCGAGAACCCGGTGGTTTCCTACCCGAACCGCCAGAAGGTCGAGAAGGCCCTCGAGAACGTCGAGTTCATGGTAGTCGCCGACCTCTTCCTGACCGAGACCGCGCAGCTGGCTGACGTGGTGCTTCCGGCCTGCTCCTTCGCCGAGAAGAGCGGTACCTTCACCTCGCTGGGCCGCAGGGTCCAGATGGTGAGGAAAGCGGTACCGGCGGTAGGGCTTGCCAAGAGCGACTTCGAGATCCTCAACACCCTCTCCGCTGCCATCGGCGGTGCGCGCTACAACAACCAGGCAGAAATCTTCACCGAGATCGCCTCCACCGTCCCCGCTTACCAGGGTCTGACCCAGGGCAAGCTCGGCGACGAGGGCGTGGTGCTTCCGGTGACGGTCTCCGCCAAGCTGGTCCCGGCCGTTGCCAAAGCTGTTGCTCCGGTAGCCGGCAAGCTTGCCCTTTTGACCGGCAGCGCGCTGTACCACTCCGGCACCATGTCCCGCTTCGGCGAGGGCCCGATGTACGTCTGCCCTACCGCTTACGCCGAACTCTCGATGGCCGACGCGGCGAGCCTGAAGATCGCCGAAGGCGACATGGTCACCGTGACCTCGGCAACCGGCAGCGTCCAGGTGGCGGCGAAAGTAGGAAAGCGCGTACCGCAGGGTACCGTTTTCGCCCCCTACCACTTCGGCGAGGGGAGCGTCAACAGCATCACCGACGGTGCCGCGGTCACCTACGTCACGGTAGCCAAGAAGTAA
- the nuoF gene encoding NADH-quinone oxidoreductase subunit NuoF: MSDNAAVKILICQGTGGISAGAKQVEAEFTRLIAEKGIVAQVGKRCDIVKTGCRGLCANDVLVDVITPELGRVTYDFVVPADVEAILDQHIVNNEIIEKKKAKEYYNTFVDQQMRVVMTGCGQIDPELLSAYIEEDGFKAIEKCVKEMKPAEVIDEVKKSGLRGRGGGGFPTGMKWSFCAASPGNHKYLICNADEGDPGAFMDRSILEGDPYCIIEGMMIAAYAIGCDAGYVYVRAEYPLAIDRLQKALDTCYEKGYLGKNIQGWGFDFDMRIKKGAGAFVCGEETALMASIEGERGMPRPRPPFPAVKGLWGFPTNINNVETFANVRHIINKGSDWYASLGTDTTKGTKIFAVTGKVKHTGLVEVPAGMSVRDVIYKVCGGIANNRKFKAVQAGGPSGGCIPAEVLDTPVDYDSLIKAGAMMGSGGLVVMDETTCMVDVARFFLSFTKMESCGKCVPCRIGLKAMLDILERITEGRGEMADIDTLLEMGATIKKASLCGLGQTAPNPILSTVKYFRNEYEAHIIDKRCPSNSCKELLLWQVVPEKCVKCGACLRACPSNAIKWEKGQVAELVKENCTKCKSCYDACRFMAIE, encoded by the coding sequence ATGAGTGATAACGCAGCAGTAAAAATATTAATCTGTCAGGGTACCGGCGGTATTTCTGCCGGCGCCAAGCAGGTCGAGGCCGAGTTCACCAGGCTGATCGCTGAAAAGGGTATCGTGGCCCAGGTAGGGAAGCGTTGCGACATCGTTAAGACTGGGTGCCGCGGCCTCTGCGCCAACGACGTCCTCGTCGACGTCATCACTCCGGAACTGGGCAGGGTCACTTACGACTTCGTCGTGCCCGCGGACGTCGAGGCCATTCTCGATCAGCACATAGTCAACAACGAAATCATCGAGAAGAAAAAGGCGAAGGAGTACTACAACACCTTCGTCGACCAGCAGATGCGCGTGGTCATGACCGGCTGCGGCCAGATCGACCCCGAGCTTCTTTCCGCCTACATCGAGGAAGACGGCTTCAAGGCAATCGAAAAGTGCGTCAAGGAAATGAAGCCCGCCGAAGTCATCGACGAGGTCAAGAAGTCCGGTCTTCGTGGCCGCGGGGGCGGTGGTTTCCCCACCGGCATGAAGTGGTCCTTCTGCGCCGCTTCTCCGGGGAACCACAAGTACCTGATCTGCAACGCAGACGAGGGTGACCCGGGTGCGTTCATGGACCGCTCCATCCTCGAAGGTGACCCGTACTGCATCATCGAGGGGATGATGATCGCCGCCTACGCCATCGGCTGCGACGCCGGCTACGTCTACGTCCGTGCCGAGTATCCGCTGGCCATCGACCGTCTCCAGAAGGCGCTCGACACCTGCTACGAGAAGGGGTACCTGGGCAAGAACATCCAGGGGTGGGGCTTCGACTTTGACATGAGGATCAAGAAGGGCGCCGGCGCATTCGTCTGCGGCGAGGAAACGGCTCTCATGGCCTCCATCGAGGGCGAGCGCGGCATGCCGCGCCCCCGTCCGCCGTTCCCGGCGGTCAAGGGCCTCTGGGGCTTCCCGACCAACATCAACAACGTCGAGACCTTCGCCAACGTGCGCCACATCATCAACAAGGGCTCCGACTGGTACGCTTCGCTCGGCACCGACACCACCAAGGGGACCAAGATCTTCGCGGTCACCGGCAAGGTGAAGCACACAGGCCTCGTCGAGGTTCCGGCCGGCATGTCGGTCAGGGACGTTATCTACAAGGTCTGCGGCGGCATCGCCAACAACCGCAAGTTCAAGGCGGTCCAGGCGGGCGGCCCCTCCGGCGGCTGCATCCCGGCCGAGGTGCTCGACACCCCGGTCGACTACGACTCGCTGATCAAGGCGGGCGCCATGATGGGCTCCGGCGGTCTGGTCGTCATGGATGAGACCACCTGCATGGTCGACGTGGCCCGCTTCTTCCTGTCCTTCACCAAGATGGAGTCCTGCGGCAAGTGCGTACCCTGCCGTATCGGCCTGAAGGCGATGCTCGACATCCTGGAGCGGATCACCGAGGGCCGCGGCGAGATGGCCGACATCGATACCCTGCTGGAGATGGGGGCGACCATCAAGAAGGCGTCGCTCTGCGGTCTGGGGCAGACGGCTCCGAACCCTATCCTCTCCACCGTCAAGTACTTCAGGAACGAGTACGAGGCACACATCATCGACAAGCGCTGCCCCTCCAACTCCTGCAAGGAGCTTCTGCTCTGGCAGGTGGTTCCCGAGAAATGCGTTAAGTGCGGCGCCTGCCTCAGGGCCTGCCCGTCCAACGCCATCAAGTGGGAGAAGGGACAGGTGGCTGAACTGGTCAAGGAGAACTGCACCAAGTGCAAGTCCTGCTACGACGCCTGCCGCTTCATGGCCATTGAATAA